From the genome of Desulfobaculum xiamenense:
CGCAGTGTGCGGATGTTCCGTGGCCGCCGGAGCCGGAGCGACGGCGGGTGTCGCGCTCCTGCTTGGCGGTTCGGCGCGTCATGTGGCGGGTGCGATCAAGAATCTCACCGGCGATCTTGCGGGGGTGATCTGCGACGGGGCCAAGGCCGGGTGCGCGCTCAAGCTGGCCACTGCGGCCGGAACGGCGGTGCAGGCCGCGCTGTTTGCCCTTCAGGGCGTGAACGTCTGGGAGACCGATGGCATCATCGGCCCCTCGCCCGAAAAGACCATGCAGAACATCGGCACGCTTTCGACCGAGGGGATGATCGAGACGGACCGCACGATTCTGAAGATCATGCTGGAGAAACGCTTCTCCGGATATTGAGTGCACGAGGCCCCGCGATGTTCGGAAGGCCCCTCGACGCCACGCGTCGAGGGGCCTTTGAGCGTATGGAATCCTTGATCGCGCACATGAGCGCACGCAATGATTGACGATAACTGGCTTTATGCTTAACTTTGAATTGTTGAGTGAAAAGGTCTGATATGGCGTGTCCAGTACGCCGGATGAAAATCGTTGCACGGCAGTGACCATGCGGGTAATGTTGGGACAATGGGACCAATCGAACATTGGGGGTGGCATCATGTTGCGTAGAATGGTGATCGGCGTGCGCATTTCCATTGCAATGATCGCGATGGTGGTGTTCATCGTCGGGGTTATCCTTGCCTTCCTGTACAATTCCGCGAAGGTGCAGGAAATCAGCATCAGCGAAGTGCAGGAGATCATGCTCAAGGGGCAGAAGGAGAAGATATCCGTCGGCTCGTCGTCCATCGCTCGGGCGCTCGGCGATATCCTTCAGGGCGCCCCCCGCGATCAGGCCATCGAGACGATGCGCACGGCGCTCAAGAAGATCCGCTTCGAGGAAGACGAGTCCGGCTACTATTTCATCTACGAAGGGACGATCAACATTGTCCATCCCATCCAGCCCGCCATGCAGGGCACGGACCGTGGCGACTCCAAGGACCCCAATGGCAAGTACTACCTGCGTGAACTGTACAAGGCAGCGCAGCAGGGCGGCGGATTCGTCGAGTACGTGTACGACAAGCCCGGCGCGGGCAAGCAGCCCAAGATGGCCTACGCCATGCCCATTCCGGGGACCACGTTCTGGATCGGCACCGGCGTGTACATCGACAACATCGAGAAGGAAAAGGCGCGCATCGCCGGGAATATCGACGAAATCGTCAGCAGCAACACGCGCGTGATCGTCATCGCCATCGTGGTGCTGCTTCTCGGCGTCATCGTGCCCGCCGTGCTGTTCATCATCCGCAGTATCGTCATTCCCATCAAGGCCGCCACACAGGCCGCTACGGACATTGCCGCCGGGGAGTACGGCGTGTCCCTTGACGAGTCCGGGCGCGACGAGGCCGCCATGCTCAGCCGGTCCCTGAATGCGATGGCTGCCACACTTAGCGCCAACATCGAGGAAATCACCCTCAAGACGCAGGAGGCCGAGGAAAAGGCCCACGCGGCTGAGGTTGCCATGGAGCAGGCCGAAGAGGCGCGCAAGAGGGCCAATCTGGCGCGCAGCGAGGGTATGCTTCAGGCCGCCATGCGCCTCGAGACGGTGGTGGAGCGCATTTCCGCCGCAACCGAGGAGATTTCCAGCCAGTCCGAGGAAATCCGTCAGGGTGCCGATGTGCAGAAGGAACGCATCCAGACCACGGCCACGGCCATGGAGGAGATGAACGCCACGGTGCTTGAGGTCGCCCAGAACGCGGGCAGCGCCGCCGAGCGCGGAGCCGAGGCCAAGAACAAGGCCCAGCACGGCGCAGAGGTGGTGGGGCATTCGGTGAAGGCCATGAATACCACCTACAAGCAGGCCGAACTGCTCAAGGAAAACATGGCGCAGTTGGATGAACAGGCGCAGGCCATTGGCAACATCATGAGCGTCATCACCGACATCGCGGATCAGACCAACCTGCTGGCGCTGAACGCGGCCATCGAGGCCGCCCGCGCCGGAGAGGCGGGGCGCGGTTTTGCGGTCGTCGCGGATGAGGTGCGCAAGCTGGCCGAGAAGACCATGGGCGCGACCAAGGAAGTGGGCGATTCCATCGTCGCCATCCAGCGGGTGGCCGAGGAGAATGTGACGTCCATGGAAAAGGCGCTTCAGGATCTGGAGCAGGCGGTGGATTACTCCAACCAGTCGGGCAAGGTGCTCAACGAGATCGTGCAGGAGACCGAGTCCTCGGCCGAGCAGATTCAGGGCATCGCCGCCGCCGCGGAGGAGCAGTCTGCAGCTAGCGAAGAGATCAACCGTTCCATCGAGGAAATCAACATCATCACCACTGAGACGGCGCGCGGCGTGTCCGAGTCCGTCATCGCCCTTCAGGAGCTTGCGGAGCAGGCCGAGGCGCTGAAGACCCTCGTCCAGCAGCTCAAGGAGGAAGGTCAGGCGGCCGGATAGCGACGGCGTCTGTGAAACGCGGCAGTCACCCCAAGGCCCCGTTCGTGTGCGGACGGGGCCTTTGTTCTGCCCGGTGCGTTACGACTGGTTTTCGCAGAAATCGAGGAACCGCTGGGCCTCGTCGAAGCCGGGGTTCAATTCCAGCGCATGGCGCAGGTGCCGGATGCACAGGGTGCGGTCTCCGGCCTGCCCCCGCTGATGGAATGCGCGGGCGATGTTGAAGTGGAGATTCTCGTCGTGCTCGTTCATGGCGAGGGCGCGGGCGTAGTAGGCCACGGCCTCGTCCGCGAGGCCCTGCTTGCGCAGGCTCATGCCGAAGGTGTTGAAGAGGTGGCGTTGCTCCTCGCGGAACGTGTCGTCGTTGTTCATGAGGATGCGCAGCACCTTGGTGAGTTTTTGCGTCTTGCCCTGCTCGCAGTAGATGGTGCCGAGGCCGAGATTGGCCTCGACGTTCTCCTCGTCGATCATGGCCGCCTTCATGAATTCGCGTTCGGCAGGGCCGAGGAGGCGCTCGTCGAGGTAGCGTGCGCCAAGTTCCAGCTTTTTTTGCAGGGAGCGCAGGAGCGGCAGGGTGCGCTGTTCGTAGAACCCTGGCTCCGGGGTGAACTGGCGGATGAAGTCGCCCTTGGAGAGGTGGGTGCGCAGTCCGGCGGGGATGTTGTTGGAGTTGAGCGGCTGGACCTCGTAGACATTGTCGTCGATGCGCCGCACGTACCAGTAGGTCGCGGACGCCTTGTCCGACGTCGTGCCTCCGGTTCCCGTTTTCGCGGGGGGGCGCTTCGAGAAGACGCCGAGCGTCTGTGGATAGGGCATGCGAATCTTCCTTCGGCGGGCTTTTGGGGTCCCGTCATGATAGCATAGTCGCAAGGCGGCAATCCGTCGATGGCGAACGTCATTTTCGCGTTTGAGGCGCAGGTAAAGAAAAAGCCTCCATCTTGCGATGGAGGCTTTGAAGTCTGGCTCCCCGGCACGGACTTGAACCGCGAACCTAGTGGTTAACAGCCACCCGCTCTGCCTATTGAGCTACCGGGGAATGTTGCGCACGTGCGTTGCCGCCGTTGCGAAGAGCGTGTTTAGGCGTATTCACCATCGACGTCAAGCGCAAAAAATGAAAAAGTTGAAAAAGTCCGTGGGGCGGGCACGTGAAGCGATGGGGCGGCGGGGCGGTTAGGTCCCACGCGGAAGGTGGCGGTCGCCATCGGAGAAACAAATGTGCGGCAGTGGGGAAAAGGCGGCGGTCTGCGGAGTTGCTCGGCTGTATCCGTGGTCGCGGGTCGGTGGGCATGTTTGTCGTTTTGCACAGGGGCAAAACGTGTTAAGCGTCCATGAGCGGGATGGATGGAAACGGCGGGGCCGCCGAGCGTGGCGGAAGTTGGCATGGGGGCGGCTTCGGCAGGGTACGAAAAAAGGTCCATGCCGAAACATGGACCTTTGAAATTCTGGCTCCCCGGCACGGACTTGAACCGCGAACCTAGTGGTTAACAGCCACCCGCTCTGCCTATTGAGCTACCGGGGAATGCTTGGGACGATCACGCCGTCCGCGAGTTGGGTTATTAGGTTTTTCGCCGCGAACCGTCAAGGGGAAAACGTTGGGGCATGTAAAAAAAGTTCGTGGCGGTGGGGGCGGCGCGCCGAGAGCCGTTCTTGACGCCGGACGTCAATCCGAATAAACCTCTCGGGTTCTTTCACGATGAATGTCACGGTTTGGAGAGAGTACCTTGAGCACGACAGGCAACGAGCCTCAGCAAAAGCAGATAAAGCTTCCCGTCAAGTCCCCCTTCGTTGGACAGTTCCAGCCCATGCTCCGCGCGATGCAGGCGAACGACGAACTCAACGAAGTCCTCAAGAACCGCGTCGGCAAGGCGTGCACGCTTCTTGATGAAGGCGTGCCCCTTTTCCCCAATTCCTTCCGTAAGGATACCGACGTCGCCTACATCGTCAAAAATTATGGCGAGCATGACGGCGAGGCCCTTGAGGCCTTGGAGGAAAAGTTTGCGATTGCCGGCCGAATCGTGGCCCACAGGTCGTTCGGCAAGGTGGCGTTCTTCCACCTGCAGGACGCCACGGGCCGCATGCAGGTCTACGTCGCTCGCGACGAGATCGGCCCTGATGCCTACAATATTTTCAAGAAATTCGACCTCGGCGACATCGTCGGCGTGCATGGCAGACTGTTCCGCACCAAGACCGGCGAGCTGACCGTTCTGGCCGACTCCGTGCAGTTGGTGACCAAGTCCATGCGCCCGCTGCCCGAGAAGTACCACGGCCTCAAGGACGTCGAGACCCGCTACCGCCAGCGCTACGTGGACCTCATCGTCACCGAGAAGACCAAGCAGATTTTCGAGACCCGCACCAAGATCGTGCGCGCCTTCCGCAACTTCATGGATTCCAAGGGATTCCTCGAAGTGGAGACGCCCATGCTCCAGCCCATTCCGGGCGGTGCGACCGCCAAGCCCTTCGAGACGCACCACAACGCCCTCGATATGAAGCTCTACATGCGCATCGCGCCCGAGCTGTACCTCAAGCGGCTTCTGGTCGGCGGTTTCGAGAAGGTCTACGAGATCAACCGCAACTTCCGCAACGAAGGCATCTCCACCCGGCACAACCCCGAATTCACCATGTGCGAATTCTACTGGGCGTATGCCAATTTCCATGACCTCATGGATCTCACCGAGGAGCTGTTCGCCCACGTTGCCATGGAGGCCTGCGGCACGACGAAGGTTCCCTATCAGGGCGAAATCATCGACCTGAGCCTCGGCGCGTGGACGCGCATGCGCTTCCACGAGTCCATCGAGAAGATCGGTGGCATCTCCCCCGAAATCTACCAGGACTACGACAAGGCCGTGGCGCTGGTGAAGAAGGAAGGCGAGAAGGTCGTCCAGGGCGAAAAGCTCGGCAAGGTTCAGGCCAAGCTGTTCGACATCTTCGTGGAGCCGCGCCTCATCCAGCCGCATTTCATCTATGGGTATCCCACGGAGATTTCGCCGCTGTCGCGCCGTAACGACGAGGATCCCACCATCACCGACCGCTTCGAGTTGTTCATCACCGGTCGCGAGTTGGGCAACGCCTTCTCCGAACTTAACGACCCCGTCGATCAGCGCCTGCGCTTCGAGGATCAGGTCAAGGAGAAGGAAGCCGGTGACGAGGAAGCCCACTACATGGACTCGGACTACGTCCGCGCCCTTGAGTACGGCATGCCCCCGGCTGCGGGACAGGGCGTCGGCATCGATCGCCTTGTCATGCTGCTGACGGATTCCGCCAGCATCCGCGAGGTCATCCTCTTCCCGCTGCTTCGGCCGGAGGTCGGCTCCGGATCATGAGCTTCGAATCGTTCATCGCCCTCAGGTATCTGATCGCACGCCGCGGTCAGGCGTTCATCTCGGTCATCTCGGTCATCTCGATTCTCGGCGTGGCCCTCGGCGTGGCTGCACTGATCGTGGTTCTGGGGGTGATGAACGGTATGAGCACCGACATGCGGGACAAGATTCTCGGCGTCAACGCGCACCTCGTGGTGTCCAGCGTTGACGGGAGAATCCCCGACCGTGCCGAGACCAGCCGCAGGGCGGCAAGCGTGAAGGGCGTCACCGGCGTGACGCCCTTCGTGTACTACGAGGTCATGCTCAGCACGCGTCAGGGCGTGAAGGGCGTGGTTCTGCGCGGCATCGATCCCGCGTCCGCCGGAACCGTGCTCAGTCTGGCTCGCGACATGAATCAGGGGGCGCTGGAGGATCTGGTCTCCGGCTACGGTCCCGACGGCCCTCCTGGCATCATCATCGGCGACGAGCTTGCCAAGCGGCTCGGCCTTGCGCGCGGCAGCCTCGTGAATCTGCTGTCTCCGGCCGGAAAGAGGACGTCCGCGGGCTATGTGCCCACGGTGCGCATCTTCCGCGTCGTCGGCGTGTTCAAGACTGGCATGTACGAGTACGACTCGTCCCTCGCCTACGTCACCATCCCCGCCGCGCAGGAACTCTTGAGCCTTGGCGACGACGTGGTCAACGGCCTTGAGCTTCGCGTGGACGACGTGGACCGCGCCACGCAGATCGGACGCGAGGTTTCGCAGGCTGTGGGCGGCTATCCGTTCTACGTGCGTTCGTGGCAGGAGATGAATGCCAACCTTTTCGCTGCGCTCAAGCTGGAGAAGGTGGGCATGTTCGTGATTCTGGTCATGATCGTGCTGGTCGGCTCGTTTTCCATCGTCACCACGCTGGTCATGCTGGTCATGGAGAAGACGCGCGACATCGCCATCCTCATGTCCATGGGTGCCACGCGCGAGAGCGTCCGCCGCATCTTCATGCTGCAGGGGATGATTATCGGCGTCGCGGGGACGGCGCTCGGCTACGCGCTGGGCCTGACCCTGTGCTGGCTGCTGCAGAAGTACCAGTTCATCGAGTTGCCCAAGGGCATCTACTCCATGGACCACCTGCCGGTACTCCTCGAATGGCTGGACATGGTGATTATCGGCATTTCGGCCCTCGGCCTGTGCTTCATCGCCACCATCTATCCCGCGCGGCAGGCCTCGCGGCTGATGCCTGCCGAGGCCTTGCGCCATGAATAATTTCCCGTTGTATGAATTGCGGGCTGTTGGTAAGGAGTTTGCCGGACCCGGCGAACAGGTTGTTGTTCTGCGCAATATCGACATGCGCGTGGAGGAGGGCGAAACTCTCGCCATCATCGGGGCGTCCGGCTCCGGCAAGTCCACGCTGCTGCATATTCTCGGGACGCTCGAAACACCCTCGTCGGGGGAGGTCCATTTCCGGGGGAAGGATCTCGTGCGACTGAATGGCCGCGAAAGGGCCGGCTTCCGCAATAGGGAAATCGGCTTCGTCTTTCAGTTCCACCATCTGCTCCCGGAATTTTCGGCACTCGAAAACGTGGCCATGCCCGGAATCATCTCCGGCATGTCCCGCGCCGAGGCCTTTGCTCGCGCCGAGGAGGCGCTGGCGCTCACGGGGTTGTCGGGACGCTCTTCCCACCGCGTGACGACGCTTTCCGGCGGAGAGCGTCAGCGGGCGGCCATCGCCCGGGCTATCCTCCTGCGGCCCAAGGTGCTTCTGGCC
Proteins encoded in this window:
- a CDS encoding methyl-accepting chemotaxis protein, whose product is MLRRMVIGVRISIAMIAMVVFIVGVILAFLYNSAKVQEISISEVQEIMLKGQKEKISVGSSSIARALGDILQGAPRDQAIETMRTALKKIRFEEDESGYYFIYEGTINIVHPIQPAMQGTDRGDSKDPNGKYYLRELYKAAQQGGGFVEYVYDKPGAGKQPKMAYAMPIPGTTFWIGTGVYIDNIEKEKARIAGNIDEIVSSNTRVIVIAIVVLLLGVIVPAVLFIIRSIVIPIKAATQAATDIAAGEYGVSLDESGRDEAAMLSRSLNAMAATLSANIEEITLKTQEAEEKAHAAEVAMEQAEEARKRANLARSEGMLQAAMRLETVVERISAATEEISSQSEEIRQGADVQKERIQTTATAMEEMNATVLEVAQNAGSAAERGAEAKNKAQHGAEVVGHSVKAMNTTYKQAELLKENMAQLDEQAQAIGNIMSVITDIADQTNLLALNAAIEAARAGEAGRGFAVVADEVRKLAEKTMGATKEVGDSIVAIQRVAEENVTSMEKALQDLEQAVDYSNQSGKVLNEIVQETESSAEQIQGIAAAAEEQSAASEEINRSIEEINIITTETARGVSESVIALQELAEQAEALKTLVQQLKEEGQAAG
- the lysS gene encoding lysine--tRNA ligase yields the protein MLRAMQANDELNEVLKNRVGKACTLLDEGVPLFPNSFRKDTDVAYIVKNYGEHDGEALEALEEKFAIAGRIVAHRSFGKVAFFHLQDATGRMQVYVARDEIGPDAYNIFKKFDLGDIVGVHGRLFRTKTGELTVLADSVQLVTKSMRPLPEKYHGLKDVETRYRQRYVDLIVTEKTKQIFETRTKIVRAFRNFMDSKGFLEVETPMLQPIPGGATAKPFETHHNALDMKLYMRIAPELYLKRLLVGGFEKVYEINRNFRNEGISTRHNPEFTMCEFYWAYANFHDLMDLTEELFAHVAMEACGTTKVPYQGEIIDLSLGAWTRMRFHESIEKIGGISPEIYQDYDKAVALVKKEGEKVVQGEKLGKVQAKLFDIFVEPRLIQPHFIYGYPTEISPLSRRNDEDPTITDRFELFITGRELGNAFSELNDPVDQRLRFEDQVKEKEAGDEEAHYMDSDYVRALEYGMPPAAGQGVGIDRLVMLLTDSASIREVILFPLLRPEVGSGS
- a CDS encoding lipoprotein-releasing ABC transporter permease subunit, with the protein product MSFESFIALRYLIARRGQAFISVISVISILGVALGVAALIVVLGVMNGMSTDMRDKILGVNAHLVVSSVDGRIPDRAETSRRAASVKGVTGVTPFVYYEVMLSTRQGVKGVVLRGIDPASAGTVLSLARDMNQGALEDLVSGYGPDGPPGIIIGDELAKRLGLARGSLVNLLSPAGKRTSAGYVPTVRIFRVVGVFKTGMYEYDSSLAYVTIPAAQELLSLGDDVVNGLELRVDDVDRATQIGREVSQAVGGYPFYVRSWQEMNANLFAALKLEKVGMFVILVMIVLVGSFSIVTTLVMLVMEKTRDIAILMSMGATRESVRRIFMLQGMIIGVAGTALGYALGLTLCWLLQKYQFIELPKGIYSMDHLPVLLEWLDMVIIGISALGLCFIATIYPARQASRLMPAEALRHE
- a CDS encoding ABC transporter ATP-binding protein encodes the protein MNNFPLYELRAVGKEFAGPGEQVVVLRNIDMRVEEGETLAIIGASGSGKSTLLHILGTLETPSSGEVHFRGKDLVRLNGRERAGFRNREIGFVFQFHHLLPEFSALENVAMPGIISGMSRAEAFARAEEALALTGLSGRSSHRVTTLSGGERQRAAIARAILLRPKVLLADEPTGSLDERNGEKIGSLLFDLNHELGMTLVVVTHNHDLALKMNRRLELRSGELYEQVD